The following are encoded together in the Nocardioides sp. Arc9.136 genome:
- a CDS encoding (2Fe-2S)-binding protein: protein MAENTAEKIHEVRLEVNGVTHAVAVPARRLLSDALRQECGLTGTHVGCEHGVCGACTVLVDGRPVRSCLMFAVSAVGSEITTVEGLAEPDGSLNPAQQAFRECHGLQCGFCTPGFLTTVTAGIKENPCPTHDEAREMIAGNLCRCTGYQNIVKAVERAAEIARGDAPAAAPPEGDDGGLEAATGETEVARDDDASTTGLGA, encoded by the coding sequence GTGGCTGAGAACACCGCTGAGAAGATCCACGAAGTCCGGCTGGAGGTGAACGGCGTGACCCACGCGGTCGCCGTGCCGGCCCGACGCCTGCTGTCCGACGCCCTGCGCCAGGAGTGCGGCCTGACCGGCACGCACGTCGGCTGCGAGCACGGCGTCTGCGGCGCCTGCACCGTGCTGGTCGACGGGCGGCCGGTGCGCAGCTGCCTGATGTTCGCCGTCTCCGCGGTGGGCAGCGAGATCACCACCGTCGAGGGGCTGGCCGAGCCGGACGGGTCGCTCAACCCCGCCCAGCAGGCCTTCCGCGAGTGCCACGGCCTGCAGTGCGGCTTCTGCACCCCGGGCTTCCTGACCACGGTCACGGCCGGGATCAAGGAGAACCCCTGCCCGACCCACGACGAGGCCCGCGAGATGATCGCCGGCAACCTCTGCCGCTGCACCGGCTACCAGAACATCGTCAAGGCGGTCGAGCGTGCGGCGGAGATCGCGCGCGGCGACGCGCCCGCGGCCGCCCCGCCGGAGGGCGACGACGGCGGCCTCGAGGCGGCGACCGGTGAGACCGAGGTCGCCCGCGACGACGACGCATCGACGACGGGACTGGGCGCATGA
- a CDS encoding xanthine dehydrogenase family protein subunit M, whose amino-acid sequence MKPTAFDYARPETLEEAVQALGGHPDSKVLAGGQSLVPLMSMRLAAPALLVDINGLPGLDHVTADETGVRIGALARHADVLASADVRRVQPLVSLALANVAHPTIRNRGTTVGSIVHADAAAEMPMVLQLLGGSVDVVGSAGRRTIAADELYVGPLESSLAHDEVAVEAFFPALPAGSGVAFEEISRRHGDYAMCGVAAVVAVEGDRVTSARAGYLSVSDVPTVVDLTDALAGSVDDAALARAAEAALAQLEPETDIHASAAYRAHLAKVLTARVLTAAHDHAREE is encoded by the coding sequence GTGAAGCCAACGGCGTTCGACTACGCCCGTCCGGAGACGTTGGAGGAGGCGGTCCAGGCACTGGGCGGCCACCCCGACTCCAAGGTGCTCGCGGGGGGCCAGAGCCTCGTGCCGCTGATGTCGATGCGCCTGGCCGCGCCCGCGCTGCTCGTCGACATCAACGGGCTCCCGGGCCTCGACCACGTCACCGCCGACGAGACGGGGGTCCGCATCGGCGCCCTCGCCCGGCACGCGGACGTCCTCGCCTCCGCCGACGTACGTCGCGTGCAGCCCCTCGTCTCGCTCGCGCTGGCCAACGTGGCGCACCCGACGATCCGCAACCGCGGCACCACCGTCGGCTCGATCGTCCACGCCGACGCCGCCGCCGAGATGCCGATGGTCCTGCAGCTGCTCGGCGGCTCGGTCGACGTCGTCGGGTCCGCCGGTCGCCGCACCATCGCCGCCGACGAGCTCTACGTCGGGCCGCTCGAGTCGAGCCTGGCCCACGACGAGGTCGCCGTCGAGGCGTTCTTCCCCGCGCTGCCCGCCGGCTCCGGCGTGGCCTTCGAGGAGATCTCCCGCCGCCACGGCGACTACGCGATGTGCGGCGTGGCCGCCGTCGTCGCCGTCGAGGGCGACCGCGTCACCTCGGCCCGCGCCGGCTACCTCTCGGTCTCCGACGTGCCGACCGTGGTCGACCTGACCGACGCGCTCGCCGGCTCCGTCGACGACGCCGCGCTGGCCCGGGCCGCCGAGGCCGCCCTGGCGCAGCTCGAGCCGGAGACCGACATCCATGCCTCCGCGGCGTACCGCGCGCACCTGGCCAAGGTGCTCACCGCGCGCGTGCTGACCGCGGCCCACGACCACGCTCGGGAGGAGTGA
- a CDS encoding uracil-xanthine permease family protein: MSMFKWTQVDPAPGEAVGPLQRLSWGKTIGLGAQHVVAMFGATFVFPLIMGLDANLAILFSGICTILFLLVVNNKVPSYLGTSGSFVSGVFAIRAQGGDSADVTGAILIAGLILALVGVAVHFLGSGALKRLLPPAVTGAVVMLIGFNLAPVVANTYWPQDQWIALATAAFVVVATVRFPGFWSRISIFLALIFGYVLSFLADTVFGQITSPDGTGEVVTRDRINLTGLGDAKWFGLPTGDLADGVSKVHAPDFSLTFALLVIPAVIALIAENTGHVRAVAEMTGDDLDPYMGRALGADGVATAFASAFGASPTTTYAENIGVMSATRVYSTAAYYVAALVAIILGLCPKFGVLLNAIPGGVLGGITVVLYGMIGLIGAKIWVDNRIDFGNPLNMVPLAAGLIAGIGNVTLKIGDDFELSGIALGTIMVIVFYHLVNIGRPRGEQVRTSDVTHAH; this comes from the coding sequence ATGTCGATGTTCAAGTGGACGCAGGTCGATCCTGCGCCCGGTGAAGCTGTAGGACCGCTCCAGCGGCTGAGCTGGGGCAAGACGATCGGTCTGGGCGCCCAGCACGTCGTGGCGATGTTCGGTGCCACGTTCGTGTTCCCGCTGATCATGGGACTGGACGCGAACCTCGCGATCCTGTTCTCCGGCATCTGCACGATCCTGTTCCTGCTGGTCGTCAACAACAAGGTCCCCAGCTACCTGGGCACCAGCGGCTCGTTCGTCTCCGGTGTCTTCGCCATCCGGGCGCAGGGCGGCGACTCCGCCGACGTCACCGGCGCGATCCTCATCGCCGGTCTGATCCTGGCGCTCGTCGGCGTGGCCGTGCACTTCCTCGGCTCGGGTGCCCTGAAGCGCCTCCTGCCGCCGGCCGTCACCGGCGCCGTGGTCATGCTGATCGGCTTCAACCTCGCGCCGGTCGTGGCCAACACCTACTGGCCCCAGGACCAGTGGATCGCCCTGGCGACCGCCGCGTTCGTCGTGGTCGCCACGGTGCGGTTCCCCGGCTTCTGGTCGCGGATCTCGATCTTCCTCGCGCTGATCTTCGGCTACGTGCTGTCGTTCCTGGCCGACACGGTCTTCGGCCAGATCACCTCGCCCGACGGCACCGGCGAGGTCGTCACCCGCGACCGGATCAACCTGACCGGCCTCGGCGACGCGAAGTGGTTCGGCCTGCCGACCGGCGACCTCGCCGACGGCGTCAGCAAGGTCCACGCCCCCGACTTCTCCCTCACCTTCGCGCTGCTGGTGATCCCGGCCGTCATCGCGCTGATCGCGGAGAACACCGGCCACGTCCGTGCCGTCGCCGAGATGACCGGCGACGACCTCGACCCCTACATGGGCCGCGCCCTCGGCGCCGACGGTGTCGCCACGGCGTTCGCCAGCGCCTTCGGTGCGTCCCCGACCACGACGTACGCCGAGAACATCGGCGTCATGTCGGCCACCCGGGTCTACTCGACCGCGGCCTACTACGTGGCCGCCCTGGTCGCGATCATCCTGGGCCTCTGCCCGAAGTTCGGCGTGCTCCTCAACGCCATCCCCGGCGGGGTCCTGGGCGGCATCACCGTCGTGCTGTACGGCATGATCGGTCTCATCGGCGCGAAGATCTGGGTGGACAACCGCATCGACTTCGGCAACCCGCTCAACATGGTCCCGCTGGCCGCCGGCCTCATCGCCGGCATCGGCAACGTGACCCTGAAGATCGGCGACGACTTCGAGCTGAGCGGCATCGCGCTCGGCACGATCATGGTCATCGTCTTCTACCACCTGGTGAACATCGGCCGTCCTCGCGGCGAGCAGGTGCGCACCTCTGACGTGACGCACGCGCACTAG